In Ascochyta rabiei chromosome 11, complete sequence, the following are encoded in one genomic region:
- a CDS encoding 60S ribosomal protein L17B → MVRYGASSLENAKSARARGSYLRVSFKNTRETAQAINGWKLERALTYLGNVLEHKEAIPMRRYAGSTGRTAQGKAFGVSKARWPVKSAEILLGLLKNAEANADTKGLDTANLIVKHIQVNQAPKQRRRTYRAHGRINPYMSNPSHIELILTEGAEVVQKSTETVERRLNSRQRGREVRKAITAA, encoded by the exons ATG GTTCGTTACGGAGCATCCAGCCTCGAGAACGCAAAGAGCGCCCGCGCTCGCGGTTCCTACCTCCGTGTCTCCTTCAAGAACACCCGCGAGACCGCCCAGGCCATCAACGGATGGAAGCTCGAGCGCGCCCTCACTTACCTCGGTAATGTCTTGGAGCACAAGGAGGCCATCCCCATGAGGCGCTACGCCGGTAGCACTGGACGCACCGCCCAGG GCAAGGCTTTCGGTGTCTCCAAGGCCCGCTGGCCCGTCAAGTCCGCCGAGATCCTCCTCGGTCTCCTCAAGAACGCTGAGGCCAACGCCGACACCAAGGGTCTCGACACCGCCAACTTGATTGTCAAGCACATCCAGGTCAACCAGGCCCCCAAGCAGCGAAGGCGCACTTACCGTGCTCACGGTCGT ATCAACCCCTACATGTCCAACCCCTCCCACATCGAGCTCATCCTCACCGAGGGTGCCGAGGTTGTCCAGAAGTCCACCGAGACCGTCGAGCGCCGATTGAACTCCAGGCAGCGTGGCCGTGAGGTCCGCAAGGCCATCACCGCTGCGTAA
- a CDS encoding Small subunit processome complex component has product MAFTPRGGRGGGDRGGRGGFTPRGGRGGGFGDRGGRGGGRGGFGGRGGSRGGSRGGFGDRGGRGGGRGAPRGGARGGRGGARGGAKTIVEPHRHAGVFVARGKEDLLVTKNLTPGESVYGEKRISVGAEKAEGSDEAAPSAIEYRVWNPFRSKLAAGILGGVDNIYMGPGSKVLYLGAASGTSVSHVADIVGPEGTVFAVEFSHRSGRDLINMATHRTNVIPIVEDARHPLKYRMLVGMVDCIFADVAQPDQARIVGLNAGLFLKVGGGIVISIKANCIDSTAAPEAVFAQEVAKLREMGIKPKEQLTLEPFERDHAMVVGVYERAK; this is encoded by the exons ATGGCTTTCACACCCAG AGGCGGACGTGGCGGTGGTGACCGTGGTGGTCGCGGAGGCTTCACTCCTCGCGGTGGACGTGGTGGTGGCTTCGGCGACCGTGGTGGCCGTGGCGGCGGTCGCGGAGGCTTTGGCGGTCGTGGAGGCAGCCGTGGAGGCAGCCGTGGAGGTTTTGGTGACCGTGGTGGCCGTGGCGGCGGCCGTGGTGCTCCTCGTGGCGGTGCCCGTGGTGGACGAGGTGGTGCCCGTGGCGGAGC TAAGACCATTGTCGAGCCCCATCGCCACGCTGGTGTCTTCGTTGCCCGCGGAAAGGAGGATCTCCTCGTCACCAAGAACTTGACCCCCGGCGAGAGCGTCTACGGCGAGAAGCGCATCAGCGTTGGTGCTGAGAAGGCTGAGGGCAGCGACGAGGCTGCCCCCTCTGCCATCGAGTACCGTGTGTGGAACCCCTTCCGCTCCAAGTTGGCTGCAGGTATCCTCGGTGGTGTCGACAACATCTACATGGGCCCTGGCTCCAAGGTCCTCTACCTCGGTGCCGCCTCCGGTACCTCCGTGTCCCACGTTGCCGATATCGTCGGCCCTGAGGGAACTGTCTTCGCTGTCGAGTTCTCTCACCGCTCCGGTCGTGATCTGATCAACATGGCCACCCACCGCACAAACGTCATCCCCATCGTCGAGGATGCTCGCCACCCCCTGAAGTACCGTATGCTCGTCGGCATGGTCGACTGCATCTTCGCCGACGTTGCCCAGCCTGACCAGGCCCGTATTGTCGGTCTCAACGCTGGTCTCTTCCTGAAGGTTGGTGGTGGTATTGTCATCTCCATCAAGGCCAACTGTATCGACTCAACCGCCGCACCTGAGGCCGTCTTCGCCCAGGAAGTTGCTAAGCTGAGGGAGATGGGCATCAAGCCCAAGGAGCAGCTGACTCTCGAGCCCTTCGAGCGTGACCACGCCATGGTCGTTGGTGTCTACGAGCGCGCCAAATAG
- a CDS encoding helicase: protein MKPFKPFKPLSVAGRVNTLNGPPPAKKRRLSQSDDDEPLPRAAPANRKPPIDIHNPTPPQAPPVDSSGSYYSVLWRKYTTKKNKTWDGDGVLAVVNGYGTLTDSDSGKEMGKGVCNRPLLPGSPLSIGGKELEIDGVIDKKDYMSGRMFMGKAAATPIEQKTKRLEPGYKPLSTGKPHLSSKAQVKRVESSGSTKSVVSEYTPSLNGKQQFKTPLLSNTVLPQRNPSIPTPRHDPNTPNALVMKRPTIIPKGKQVVDVVVDPVLSKQLRDHQREGVKFLYECVMGMRSEGEGAIMADEMGLGKTLQTITLLWTLLKQNPIHDSPPAITKALIVCPAGLVDNWKREFRKWLGNERIGVYVADAKNKKIANFTMGKAYNVLIIGYEMLRTVQEELKRGAGVDIVIADEGHRLKTANNKSMQAIQSLNTERRIILSGTPLQNDLGEFYTAIDFVNPGLLGQRSAFKRAFEAPILRSRQPDASESELEKGEARWQELVSLTSQFMIRRTADVLSKYLPPKTEHIVFCRPTKAQAEAYRSILSSPLFTAAYGNMDMALQLITILKKVCNSPSLLKSKKDSDGKESEMIESILPLIPPHILNSHASSTKLRLLDSLVHRLYTSTEEKVVIVSNYTMTLDMIERLLTSLSYTYLRLDGSTPANKRQALVEKFNKTPKAANFAFLLSAKSGGVGLNLIGASRIVLFDIDWNPATDLQAMARIHRDGQKLPCKIYRFLVQGGLDEKIYQRQVMKMGLANAVVDNKQSASSFSKDELRDLFRLDDRETCQTHDLLGCTCDCRGAPEVQVGEPVNIDEGEDDSDDEPLLPRLKKASEVDIVAQEERIESRRKAKMPKLKMLMEYRHIDTKNLRAGEDGVDEEELAVAIDDDVFLETLKESESNVGFLLTKSSS, encoded by the coding sequence ATGAAGCCGTTCAAACCATTTAAACCTCTCTCGGTCGCCGGCAGGGTCAACACTCTCAACGGCCCGCCTCCAGCCAAGAAGCGGCGCCTCTCCCAGTCCGACGATGATGAGCCTTTGCCGCGAGCTGCACCGGCGAATCGAAAGCCTCCAATCGACATACACAATCCTACGCCGCCGCAGGCGCCGCCAGTCGACTCGAGTGGCAGCTATTACAGCGTGTTATGGCGCAAATACACCACAAAGAAGAACAAAACGTGGGACGGTGACGGCGTGCTAGCTGTAGTGAATGGGTACGGCACTCTCACGGACAGCGATTCGGGGAAGGAGATGGGCAAAGGAGTCTGTAACCGCCCGCTACTTCCTGGTTCACCCCTATCTATTGGTGGCAAAGAGCTTGAGATCGATGGTGTCATCGATAAGAAGGATTACATGTCTGGACGTATGTTCATGGGCAAGGCGGCTGCTACGCCTATTGAGCAGAAAACAAAGCGATTGGAGCCCGGATATAAACCCTTATCTACTGGCAAGCCACATCTTTCCAGTAAAGCTCAAGTGAAGAGAGTCGAGTCTTCAGGCAGCACTAAGAGTGTGGTCTCTGAATACACTCCGTCCTTGAACGGGAAACAGCAATTCAAAACACCACTACTGTCCAACACAGTGCTTCCGCAGCGCAACCCGTCGATACCGACCCCTCGCCACGATCCGAACACACCCAACGCGCTGGTCATGAAGCGGCCCACCATAATTCCTAAGGGAAAGCAAGTAGTGGACGTCGTCGTCGATCCTGTTCTCAGCAAACAGCTTCGCGATCATCAAAGAGAGGGTGTAAAGTTCCTGTACGAATGCGTGATGGGTATGCGGAGCGAGGGCGAAGGTGCCATCATGGCTGACGAGATGGGACTGGGAAAGACTTTGCAGACGATCACCCTGCTCTGGACTTTGCTCAAGCAAAACCCGATCCACGACAGTCCACCAGCCATAACAAAGGCGCTCATCGTCTGTCCAGCCGGTTTAGTCGACAACTGGAAGCGCGAGTTTCGCAAATGGCTAGGCAACGAGAGGATTGGCGTCTACGTTGCTGATGCAAAGAACAAGAAAATTGCAAACTTTACTATGGGCAAGGCATACAACGTCCTGATCATCGGATATGAGATGCTCCGGACTGTGCAGGAAGAGCTGAAGAGAGGCGCTGGCGTTGATATTGTCATTGCGGACGAAGGGCATCGATTGAAGACAGCAAACAACAAATCCATGCAGGCTATTCAGTCTCTCAACACAGAACGGCGCATCATCTTGTCGGGTACTCCGCTTCAGAACGATCTGGGCGAGTTCTATACTGCGATCGATTTTGTGAACCCTGGTCTTCTCGGCCAGCGCTCTGCTTTCAAGCGTGCGTTCGAAGCTCCCATCCTGCGAAGTCGTCAGCCTGACGCGAGCGAGTCGGAGCTGGAGAAGGGTGAGGCACGGTGGCAGGAGCTCGTGTCTTTAACCAGCCAATTTATGATCCGACGTACCGCAGACGTCTTGTCGAAGTATCTGCCACCGAAAACAGAGCACATTGTCTTCTGCCGGCCGACGAAAGCGCAAGCCGAAGCCTACCGCAGTATTCTCTCCTCCCCTCTGTTCACCGCGGCTTATGGCAATATGGACATGGCCCTGCAGCTCATCACTATACTAAAGAAGGTCTGCAACAGTCCATCGCTGTTGAAGTCGAAGAAGGATAGCGACGGTAAAGAATCGGAGATGATAGAATCTATTCTCCCATTGATTCCGCCCCACATCCTCAACTCGCATGCATCTAGCACAAAGCTGCGCCTACTCGATAGCCTCGTGCATCGGTTATATACTTCTACGGAAGAAAAGGTTGTCATTGTGTCAAATTACACTATGACGCTCGACATGATCGAGCGTCTTCTGACATCCCTTTCATACACATACCTACGTTTGGACGGAAGTACGCCAGCAAATAAGCGGCAAGCCCTTGTTGAGAAGTTCAATAAGACGCCCAAAGCCGCCAACTTTGCCTTTTTGCTCTCTGCAAAGTCCGGTGGTGTGGGTCTGAATCTCATTGGCGCATCGCGTATTGTGCTATTCGACATCGATTGGAACCCTGCGACTGATCTCCAAGCCATGGCCCGCATCCACCGAGACGGCCAAAAGCTTCCTTGTAAGATCTACAGATTTCTCGTTCAAGGTGGTCTTGATGAAAAAATTTACCAGCGGCAAGTGATGAAAATGGGTCTCGCCAATGCCGTAGTCGACAACAAACAATCTGCTTCATCTTTCTCCAAAGACGAGCTGCGAGACCTCTTTCGCTTGGACGACCGCGAGACGTGCCAGACTCACGACCTTCTTGGGTGTACATGTGATTGTAGAGGTGCACCAGAAGTCCAAGTCGGTGAACCTGTTAATATCGATGAAGGCGAGGATGACAGCGACGATGAGCCTCTCCTTCCTCGCCTGAAGAAGGCGAGTGAAGTCGACATAGTCGCACAAGAAGAAAGGATTGAGAGTCGACGGAAAGCTAAGATGCCCAAGCTTAAAATGCTGATGGAGTATCGACATATTGATACGAAGAATCTTCGCGCTGGTGAAGACGGGGTGGATGAGGAAGAGCTGGCGGTGGCGATTGATGACGATGTGTTTCTTGAGACACTGAAGGAAAGCGAGAGTAACGTGGGGTTCTTGTTGACCAAGTCTAGTTCATAG